One Picrophilus oshimae DSM 9789 genomic region harbors:
- a CDS encoding glucose 1-dehydrogenase: MKAIIVHPPGAGVSIEDVNINGNDPGIKILENGICGTDREIVNGELSAATSLNGFLVLGHEALGILEEDTKNLRKGDLVMPINRRGCGRCLNCMLGRPDFCETGEQLEAGISGMHGFMREYINDDERYLVKVPDVIRDIAIMAQPLADLEKSIEEMISIQKRLHWPCIDGTYNCRKVLITGTGTIGILFAMLLKTYGFSVYISNKREPNDIESKIFDELSVKYKNLSNKIDESFDAIIEASGSGTDVIERTLPLLKNNGFYGIFGFEKTGTLNLTSEFLQGIVYKSINITGLINGQKPHMEMAMNHLIQWKKQFPKTTSMMITEKVSINNERRLKEVLSKKRPGEIKIKIIW, from the coding sequence ATGAAGGCAATAATAGTTCATCCTCCAGGAGCCGGGGTATCAATAGAAGATGTAAACATTAACGGCAACGATCCAGGGATAAAAATCCTGGAGAATGGCATATGTGGAACGGACCGTGAGATAGTAAACGGTGAGCTTTCGGCGGCCACATCATTAAATGGCTTTCTGGTGCTTGGCCATGAGGCTTTAGGCATTCTTGAGGAGGATACAAAGAATTTAAGAAAGGGCGATCTTGTCATGCCGATAAACAGAAGGGGCTGTGGCAGGTGTCTTAACTGCATGCTTGGAAGGCCAGATTTCTGTGAAACGGGTGAGCAGCTTGAGGCAGGCATAAGCGGCATGCACGGTTTCATGCGTGAATACATAAACGACGATGAAAGGTATCTTGTTAAGGTTCCAGACGTGATAAGGGACATTGCAATAATGGCCCAGCCACTTGCAGATCTTGAAAAATCCATAGAGGAAATGATAAGCATACAGAAGAGACTGCACTGGCCATGCATTGATGGAACCTACAATTGCAGAAAGGTTCTTATAACAGGAACAGGCACAATAGGCATACTTTTTGCAATGCTTTTAAAGACCTACGGCTTCAGTGTTTATATATCAAATAAAAGAGAGCCGAATGACATTGAATCCAAAATATTCGATGAGCTTTCAGTAAAATACAAAAATTTATCAAATAAAATAGATGAAAGTTTTGATGCGATAATAGAGGCATCAGGCTCTGGCACAGATGTTATAGAAAGAACACTGCCATTACTTAAGAACAATGGTTTTTATGGAATCTTCGGCTTTGAAAAAACAGGCACATTGAATTTAACATCTGAATTTTTACAGGGCATCGTTTATAAATCAATAAATATAACAGGCCTTATAAATGGCCAGAAACCTCACATGGAGATGGCGATGAACCATCTAATACAGTGGAAAAAACAATTCCCAAAAACAACGTCAATGATGATAACAGAAAAGGTTTCAATAAACAATGAAAGGAGATTAAAGGAGGTCCTTTCAAAAAAGAGACCAGGTGAGATAAAGATAAAAATAATATGGTAA
- the rplX gene encoding 50S ribosomal protein L24 produces MINNKVNVSLSKDLRKKYGIRRFPVAKGDIVKIISGSRKGEGGKVVDVDHKTMKVSIEGVTISKADGKQVPFFIDHSNISITKLDLSRNDRYERLREIAARKNLPPPEVPEETSNDTKESDENVTGADKEEANEIKEEDLNDNEDKNNDGSQEA; encoded by the coding sequence ATGATAAATAACAAGGTGAATGTTTCACTGTCAAAGGATTTAAGGAAAAAATACGGTATAAGAAGATTCCCCGTGGCAAAGGGGGATATAGTAAAAATTATCTCAGGATCAAGAAAAGGTGAGGGCGGCAAGGTAGTGGATGTTGATCATAAAACCATGAAAGTTTCAATAGAAGGCGTTACAATATCCAAGGCCGATGGAAAGCAGGTTCCATTCTTCATAGATCACAGCAATATATCAATAACAAAGCTTGATCTTTCAAGAAATGATCGCTATGAAAGATTAAGGGAAATAGCCGCAAGAAAGAATTTACCACCGCCAGAGGTTCCTGAGGAAACCTCAAATGATACAAAGGAAAGTGATGAGAATGTTACCGGGGCTGATAAAGAGGAAGCCAATGAAATTAAAGAGGAGGATTTAAATGATAACGAAGACAAAAATAATGATGGCTCCCAGGAAGCTTAA
- a CDS encoding ribonuclease P protein component 1: protein MYEEYAAEYMMRDISVIRSTNPLNLKVHGYVVDETKNVFVIMTKNGRKVIPKKGSVFRINLDGTCFDINGDVISIRPEDRVKELRRIIKRLKGEYNGKHRN, encoded by the coding sequence ATGTATGAAGAATACGCCGCCGAGTATATGATGCGAGATATCAGTGTGATTCGGTCCACAAACCCGCTGAACCTGAAGGTTCATGGTTACGTGGTCGATGAAACAAAGAACGTGTTTGTAATAATGACCAAAAATGGTAGGAAAGTAATACCAAAGAAGGGCAGTGTCTTCCGCATAAATCTCGACGGCACCTGCTTTGACATAAATGGCGATGTAATTTCTATAAGGCCGGAAGATCGCGTTAAGGAGCTTAGAAGAATAATAAAAAGATTAAAGGGTGAATATAATGGAAAACATAGGAATTGA
- a CDS encoding 50S ribosomal protein L22 translates to MKGYSIKEFPERSARARIREIDISLKDAVNVAHFLKGMDLDSAKNVLDNVIEKKVPVPYFRYMDSVSHRKGIGPGRYPVKAARAFKKLLEDVSANAEFKGLSDSLEIVHIAVSKGRMIKKYTPKAYGRAGAFFKDLVNLEVVVRESGEE, encoded by the coding sequence ATGAAAGGATACAGTATTAAGGAGTTTCCAGAGAGAAGTGCAAGGGCCAGGATACGCGAGATCGACATATCATTAAAGGATGCCGTTAATGTTGCCCATTTCCTTAAGGGAATGGATCTTGACAGTGCAAAGAACGTCCTTGACAATGTAATAGAAAAAAAGGTTCCGGTTCCATACTTTAGATACATGGATTCGGTATCACACAGGAAGGGCATTGGCCCTGGAAGATATCCAGTTAAGGCTGCAAGGGCATTCAAAAAGCTGCTTGAAGACGTTTCAGCCAACGCCGAGTTCAAAGGACTCTCGGATTCACTGGAAATCGTTCACATAGCAGTATCAAAGGGTAGGATGATAAAAAAGTACACACCAAAGGCATATGGCAGGGCCGGGGCCTTCTTCAAGGATCTTGTCAATCTTGAAGTCGTTGTAAGGGAAAGTGGTGAGGAATGA
- a CDS encoding 50S ribosomal protein L23, translated as MDYIISPIVTEKTTLMMEKENKITFLVNRKATKEAIKNEVEARFNVKVTKVNMMIAKNGKKAIVTLAKDFSAEEVGGRMGIF; from the coding sequence ATGGATTATATAATAAGTCCAATAGTAACTGAAAAAACCACTTTAATGATGGAAAAGGAGAATAAAATAACGTTCCTGGTTAACAGAAAGGCAACAAAGGAAGCAATAAAAAATGAGGTAGAAGCAAGGTTTAACGTTAAGGTAACAAAAGTTAATATGATGATAGCCAAAAATGGTAAAAAGGCCATAGTAACACTGGCCAAGGACTTCTCCGCCGAGGAGGTTGGCGGAAGAATGGGCATATTCTAA
- a CDS encoding 30S ribosomal protein S8, which yields MNHDPLNDVINTIKNASRIGKSEVIIGPASVMIGRILKVMQDYNYIKSFEVIEEERGGKFRVELSDTINNCGVIKPRLSVKNSNIERYESRYLPAQDFGIIILTTTKGIMSHIEARKLGIGGKLLAYVY from the coding sequence ATGAATCATGACCCGTTAAATGATGTTATAAACACAATAAAGAATGCTTCAAGAATAGGAAAAAGCGAGGTAATAATTGGCCCTGCGTCAGTCATGATAGGCAGGATACTAAAGGTTATGCAGGATTACAACTACATAAAAAGCTTTGAGGTCATAGAGGAGGAACGCGGCGGCAAATTCCGTGTTGAATTAAGCGACACGATAAACAACTGCGGTGTTATAAAACCAAGATTATCGGTAAAGAACTCAAACATAGAAAGGTATGAATCAAGGTATCTGCCTGCACAGGACTTTGGAATAATAATACTTACAACGACGAAGGGCATTATGAGCCATATAGAGGCAAGAAAGCTTGGCATAGGCGGTAAGCTTCTTGCATATGTTTACTGA
- the rpmC gene encoding 50S ribosomal protein L29 gives MELRAKALREMSDEELNEKLSSLKESLLRERSSVAMGGAPSSPGKMRSIRRQIARVLTVMEEKKR, from the coding sequence ATGGAGCTGAGAGCAAAGGCGCTGAGGGAAATGAGTGATGAAGAACTTAATGAAAAGCTTTCATCACTTAAGGAATCCCTTTTAAGGGAAAGGTCATCCGTTGCAATGGGTGGTGCTCCATCAAGTCCTGGTAAGATGAGGTCAATAAGAAGGCAGATTGCCAGGGTATTAACTGTTATGGAGGAAAAGAAAAGATGA
- a CDS encoding 50S ribosomal protein L5, which yields MMETTENSMREIFIDKVVVNIGVGAAGERLNRAAKVLELLTHHKPTFTSAKRTVRDFNIRKGLNIGVKVTLRKDDALSFLKEAFYAKDYKIPVYSFDKNGNAYFGISDYTDFKGMKYDPDIGIFGMDIAIVFRRRGGYRIEKRRIKKMHIPKKMRISKEETIKYLQENFNVKIIGD from the coding sequence ATGATGGAAACAACTGAAAACTCAATGAGAGAAATATTTATAGACAAGGTGGTAGTAAACATTGGTGTTGGTGCCGCTGGAGAGAGACTAAACAGGGCAGCAAAGGTGCTTGAACTGCTTACACACCACAAACCAACGTTTACATCAGCAAAGAGAACCGTAAGGGACTTTAATATAAGAAAGGGGCTTAACATTGGCGTAAAGGTGACATTGAGAAAGGATGATGCCCTGTCATTTCTTAAGGAGGCATTCTATGCAAAGGATTACAAGATACCGGTTTACTCATTCGATAAGAATGGCAATGCCTATTTTGGCATATCTGATTACACGGACTTTAAGGGCATGAAATATGACCCTGATATTGGTATATTCGGTATGGATATAGCAATAGTCTTTAGAAGGCGTGGTGGATACCGCATAGAAAAGAGAAGGATAAAAAAAATGCACATACCGAAAAAGATGAGGATATCCAAGGAAGAAACAATAAAGTATTTGCAGGAAAACTTCAATGTTAAGATAATAGGTGATTAA
- the yciH gene encoding translation initiation factor, which translates to MKDKNFTGIPKELQPWEGFDRNNEVVKISVDKRRYGKVVTLIEGIDPKVEDINEIAKSLKKKVASGGTVKDGKIIELQGDHRETARAQLESMGFKVQMV; encoded by the coding sequence ATGAAGGATAAGAACTTTACCGGCATACCAAAGGAATTACAGCCATGGGAAGGTTTCGACAGAAATAATGAGGTTGTTAAGATAAGCGTTGATAAAAGAAGATACGGTAAGGTCGTGACCTTAATAGAGGGTATCGACCCAAAGGTAGAGGATATAAACGAGATAGCAAAATCTTTAAAAAAGAAGGTTGCGTCGGGCGGCACTGTTAAGGACGGAAAGATAATAGAGCTTCAGGGAGATCACAGGGAAACCGCCAGGGCGCAGCTTGAATCCATGGGTTTCAAGGTCCAGATGGTTTAA
- a CDS encoding 30S ribosomal protein S14 — MQIKLEPRKNFGHKEGCVRCGRKRGLVRRYGIRMCRQCFRETANQIGFRKYS, encoded by the coding sequence ATGCAGATAAAATTGGAACCAAGAAAGAATTTTGGCCACAAGGAAGGCTGTGTCAGGTGTGGCAGAAAGAGGGGTCTTGTAAGGAGATATGGTATAAGGATGTGCAGGCAGTGCTTTAGAGAAACCGCAAATCAGATAGGTTTCAGAAAGTACAGCTGA
- a CDS encoding 30S ribosomal protein S4e, which yields MITKTKIMMAPRKLKIARKSRFWAVNSLPGSHKKDSSIPLLIALRDYLKLGDKEREITRIMANSLVMVDGKVVKERRRGIGFMDTLTVSGNDYLVSYDRKGKLVILPKPGETKGLKLLRVKGKTYVKGGRIQISFHDGSTMVTDRKDIKNGDSVLVKIPKKEIVDVLKFAPGNRVFITGGSHVGEIATIKSIEIKSSSGENMVHMNEGFSTVSSYVFVMASPKYTFSMPEAIAE from the coding sequence ATGATAACGAAGACAAAAATAATGATGGCTCCCAGGAAGCTTAAAATAGCAAGGAAGAGCAGGTTCTGGGCAGTTAACAGCCTACCAGGCTCACATAAAAAGGACAGCTCAATCCCATTATTAATAGCGTTAAGGGACTATCTTAAGCTTGGTGACAAGGAGCGTGAAATAACAAGGATAATGGCAAATTCACTTGTAATGGTGGATGGTAAGGTCGTTAAGGAGAGAAGGCGTGGTATAGGCTTTATGGATACATTAACAGTATCAGGCAACGATTATTTAGTATCATATGACAGGAAGGGCAAGCTCGTTATACTGCCAAAGCCTGGCGAAACGAAGGGCCTAAAGCTGCTCCGCGTGAAGGGCAAGACCTATGTAAAGGGCGGAAGGATACAAATATCGTTCCACGATGGCTCGACAATGGTAACCGATAGAAAGGATATTAAAAACGGCGATTCCGTTCTTGTAAAAATACCAAAAAAGGAGATAGTTGACGTTCTTAAATTTGCACCAGGAAACCGTGTTTTCATAACTGGCGGCTCACACGTTGGTGAGATAGCAACGATAAAATCAATAGAGATAAAAAGCTCTTCCGGTGAAAACATGGTTCATATGAACGAGGGCTTTTCAACAGTAAGCTCCTATGTGTTTGTAATGGCCAGTCCCAAGTACACATTCTCAATGCCGGAGGCGATAGCAGAATGA
- a CDS encoding peptidylprolyl isomerase gives MATAVLETNFGNIEIELFEDDMPVTAGNFRKLVESGFYNGTIFHRVIKDFVIQGGDPTGTGMGGPGYTIKDEFTNHNRNDRGTISMANAGPNTGGSQFFINLVNNNYLDKKHPVFGRVINGMDVVDKIGNLKTDENDRPVERAYIKRAYIK, from the coding sequence ATGGCCACTGCAGTTCTTGAAACAAATTTTGGAAATATCGAGATAGAGCTTTTTGAGGACGATATGCCAGTAACCGCCGGGAACTTTAGAAAGCTTGTTGAATCCGGTTTTTACAATGGAACAATATTTCATAGAGTGATAAAGGACTTCGTTATACAAGGAGGTGATCCAACAGGCACCGGTATGGGAGGTCCCGGTTATACAATAAAGGATGAATTCACCAATCATAACAGAAACGACCGCGGGACCATATCCATGGCAAATGCCGGCCCAAATACAGGTGGCAGTCAGTTCTTTATAAATCTTGTTAACAACAACTATCTTGATAAAAAGCATCCTGTCTTTGGAAGGGTTATAAATGGTATGGACGTCGTTGATAAAATAGGCAATCTAAAAACGGATGAAAATGATAGACCAGTAGAAAGGGCATACATAAAAAGAGCCTACATAAAATAA
- a CDS encoding 30S ribosomal protein S17: protein MENIGIDVKKPERTCNDPKCPFHGNLRIHGQIIVGTVVSTKMNGSIVLKRESRRLIKKYERYETKISKFHAHLPGCIDVRPGDRVKIAECRKLAKTISFVVVEKVN, encoded by the coding sequence ATGGAAAACATAGGAATTGATGTTAAAAAACCTGAAAGAACATGCAATGATCCGAAGTGCCCGTTCCATGGTAATCTAAGGATCCATGGTCAGATAATAGTAGGGACTGTTGTATCAACAAAGATGAACGGTAGTATCGTTCTTAAAAGGGAATCAAGAAGACTAATAAAAAAGTATGAAAGGTATGAAACAAAGATATCAAAGTTTCATGCACATCTGCCTGGTTGCATAGATGTAAGACCAGGGGACAGGGTAAAAATAGCGGAATGCAGAAAGCTTGCAAAAACCATATCATTCGTTGTTGTTGAGAAGGTGAACTAG
- a CDS encoding 50S ribosomal protein L6 codes for MIKWTEQAEIKLPDDVQATMENNELKIKGKLGEASRIFRDNYVKAYIEGSSVKIATSKNNKYTKGIVGTWYSETKLLIEGVTKGFEYHMKIDFTHFPMRVSVRGDKLIVENFLGEKSPRSAKIVDGCKVSVKGDRITINGIDKRKIGETAANIERATYIRHFDARVFQDGIFLLKGEVNE; via the coding sequence ATGATAAAGTGGACTGAACAGGCTGAGATAAAGCTGCCTGATGATGTTCAGGCAACAATGGAAAATAACGAATTAAAAATTAAGGGAAAGCTTGGTGAAGCCTCAAGGATATTTAGAGACAATTACGTAAAGGCATATATAGAAGGTTCAAGCGTAAAGATAGCAACAAGCAAGAATAATAAATATACAAAGGGCATAGTTGGCACATGGTATTCTGAAACAAAGCTTCTAATAGAGGGTGTAACAAAGGGCTTTGAGTATCATATGAAAATTGATTTTACACATTTCCCGATGAGGGTTTCAGTGCGCGGCGATAAATTAATAGTTGAAAACTTCCTTGGGGAGAAATCGCCAAGATCGGCAAAGATCGTGGATGGCTGCAAGGTCTCTGTAAAAGGAGACAGGATTACAATAAATGGTATAGACAAAAGAAAGATAGGCGAGACCGCGGCAAACATAGAGCGTGCAACATACATAAGGCATTTTGATGCCAGGGTATTCCAGGACGGAATCTTCCTGCTAAAGGGTGAGGTAAATGAGTGA
- a CDS encoding 30S ribosomal protein S3 gives MKEKRFVNDNIKRLLVSEYLRKENDNAGFGGMEMKRTPYGTNIALYVNRPGLVIGRHGTKIKEMTETLEKRFAIESPQIEVKEVNTPDLNPQIASKKIALSLEKGWNYRKAGNTSLRKMIDLNAPGVLIRIGGKISGERARAQKFMFGKIKYSGEPARSGVEYGFSEAKLKTGIIGVSVRILKSNYRLPDDIEIKPVKIEKEVENNGAESKGAEGNE, from the coding sequence ATGAAGGAGAAGAGATTCGTAAATGATAATATAAAAAGGCTCCTCGTCTCAGAATATCTCAGAAAGGAAAATGACAATGCAGGCTTCGGTGGCATGGAGATGAAGAGAACACCATATGGAACAAACATAGCATTGTATGTAAACAGACCCGGACTCGTCATTGGGAGACACGGAACAAAGATAAAGGAAATGACTGAGACCCTGGAAAAGAGATTCGCCATAGAATCGCCCCAGATAGAGGTAAAGGAGGTAAACACACCTGATTTAAATCCACAGATAGCATCAAAAAAGATAGCACTATCACTTGAAAAGGGCTGGAATTACAGAAAGGCAGGAAATACATCATTAAGAAAGATGATTGATCTTAATGCTCCTGGAGTTCTAATAAGAATAGGTGGAAAGATCTCAGGTGAAAGGGCAAGGGCACAGAAATTCATGTTTGGAAAGATAAAATACTCGGGTGAACCTGCAAGATCAGGTGTGGAATACGGCTTCTCAGAGGCAAAGCTGAAGACTGGAATCATAGGTGTTTCCGTTAGAATACTTAAAAGCAATTACAGATTACCTGATGATATAGAGATAAAACCTGTAAAGATTGAGAAGGAGGTGGAAAACAATGGAGCTGAGAGCAAAGGCGCTGAGGGAAATGAGTGA
- a CDS encoding 50S ribosomal protein L2: MGKHIVAQRRGHGSLVYRSPSHRHLGDIKYPRDGTYKIEDIIQAPGRNTPVLLIRNEKNEKNYMIAFNGAYVNQEIHVGDIDSPAIGDVTYLANIPDGSYVYNIESIPGDGGKFCRAAGTAALVISHGAYVSLKLPSGVNKEFHPRCRATVGFIAGSGARDIPILKAGTHIKYLQSKAKRPYTVRGVAMNAVNHPHGGGNHQHVGRPSTVGRGTPPGRKVGRLSPKRRKKYGR; the protein is encoded by the coding sequence ATGGGAAAACATATAGTTGCACAGAGGCGTGGCCACGGGAGTCTTGTTTACAGAAGCCCCAGCCACAGGCACCTTGGCGATATAAAGTATCCAAGGGATGGAACATATAAAATAGAGGATATTATCCAGGCACCGGGTAGAAACACACCGGTTCTTTTAATTAGAAACGAAAAAAACGAGAAGAATTACATGATAGCATTCAACGGTGCATATGTTAATCAGGAGATACACGTTGGCGATATTGATTCACCGGCAATTGGGGATGTAACATATCTTGCAAATATACCTGATGGATCATACGTTTACAATATAGAGAGCATACCCGGTGATGGTGGAAAGTTTTGCAGGGCTGCAGGAACGGCAGCTCTTGTGATAAGCCATGGCGCATACGTTTCATTGAAACTGCCATCCGGTGTAAACAAGGAATTTCATCCAAGGTGCAGGGCCACCGTGGGCTTTATAGCCGGCTCTGGGGCCAGGGATATACCAATACTAAAGGCCGGAACACATATAAAGTACCTGCAGAGCAAGGCCAAGAGGCCATATACAGTAAGAGGTGTTGCCATGAATGCCGTGAACCATCCACACGGTGGTGGAAACCATCAGCATGTTGGAAGGCCGAGCACTGTTGGGCGTGGCACACCTCCTGGAAGAAAGGTAGGTAGATTGTCACCAAAGAGGAGGAAGAAGTATGGTCGCTAA
- the rpl3p gene encoding 50S ribosomal protein L3 yields the protein MATPHHSRRGSMAYYPRVRAKRIQGDIRSWPEIEGQTKVQAFAGYKVGMTHIQMVDYRKNSVTAGQVIMAPVTVVEVPPLTVMSIRYYARGDNGLEVISEEWAENIDKDVLRRINKINRHKKGIEVKDVDDVRLMVHTNPQLVSGVPSKTPEIFEIRIGGSTIENRIKYAKERLGSNISFSDFSKPGNFVDVIAVTKGKGFQGVVKRFGVKLLPRKNRKHRRMIGTLGPWHPDWVRNTVPQAGQVGFHQRTIHNIRIIKFDTKDHVDDINVKGGFLNYGIVRNDYVLLFGSVPGPAKRLIKMRDPARQTRPAVESIEVTYASRESKQGD from the coding sequence ATGGCAACTCCGCATCATTCCCGTAGGGGATCTATGGCGTACTACCCCAGGGTACGCGCTAAAAGAATTCAGGGGGACATTCGTTCATGGCCTGAGATAGAGGGCCAGACGAAGGTTCAGGCATTCGCTGGTTACAAGGTTGGTATGACCCATATACAGATGGTTGATTACCGCAAGAATAGTGTGACCGCGGGTCAGGTTATAATGGCTCCGGTTACTGTTGTTGAGGTGCCGCCTCTTACCGTGATGTCAATAAGGTATTACGCAAGGGGCGATAATGGTCTTGAGGTAATATCCGAGGAATGGGCAGAAAACATTGATAAGGATGTATTAAGGAGAATAAACAAGATAAACAGGCATAAGAAGGGCATCGAGGTTAAGGACGTTGATGACGTCCGTTTAATGGTTCACACAAATCCGCAGCTTGTTTCTGGTGTTCCATCAAAAACGCCCGAGATCTTTGAGATAAGGATAGGTGGTTCAACCATAGAAAACAGAATAAAATATGCAAAGGAAAGGCTTGGTTCAAACATAAGCTTCAGCGATTTCTCAAAGCCCGGCAATTTTGTGGATGTAATAGCCGTAACAAAGGGTAAGGGATTCCAGGGCGTTGTAAAAAGGTTTGGGGTTAAATTACTTCCAAGGAAGAACAGAAAGCACAGGCGTATGATAGGAACACTTGGTCCATGGCATCCGGACTGGGTCAGAAACACGGTACCACAGGCTGGTCAGGTTGGATTTCACCAGAGGACAATACATAATATAAGAATAATAAAGTTCGACACAAAGGATCATGTTGATGATATTAATGTAAAAGGCGGCTTCCTGAACTACGGTATTGTCAGAAACGATTACGTTCTTTTATTTGGCTCTGTTCCCGGACCTGCAAAGAGATTAATAAAGATGAGAGATCCTGCCAGGCAGACAAGGCCAGCAGTGGAGAGCATTGAGGTAACATACGCATCAAGGGAATCAAAGCAGGGTGATTGA
- the rpl14p gene encoding 50S ribosomal protein L14 yields MKGISGRETRGLPLGALIPCVDNTGAKMISLIDVKALHTVAKRIPAAGVGDMFIASVKKGTPEMRSKVVYAVVVRQRRPYRRADGTMIEFEDNAAVLVTPDGEVRGSEIKGPVAREAAERWPRIAAISSTIV; encoded by the coding sequence ATGAAAGGCATCTCTGGAAGGGAAACAAGAGGATTACCACTTGGTGCATTAATACCATGTGTGGATAACACAGGTGCAAAGATGATAAGCCTAATCGATGTAAAGGCACTGCACACAGTTGCAAAGAGAATACCGGCCGCAGGCGTTGGCGACATGTTCATAGCCAGTGTAAAAAAGGGCACACCTGAGATGAGAAGCAAGGTCGTTTACGCAGTTGTTGTAAGGCAGAGAAGACCATACAGACGCGCCGATGGCACAATGATAGAATTCGAGGACAACGCTGCAGTGCTCGTCACCCCTGATGGCGAGGTTCGTGGCTCTGAGATAAAGGGCCCTGTTGCAAGAGAGGCCGCAGAGCGCTGGCCGAGGATTGCTGCAATATCCTCAACCATTGTGTGA
- the rpl4p gene encoding 50S ribosomal protein L4, which produces MKANIYDLNGEIKGEMELPKIFEIRPREDILREAFRAITLSYRQPYGASPDAGMRRVGQNLGPNHGISRIPRLAGGSRAVLLGSVVGGKSAHAPRSDKVLYKKINKRERKLARFTAIALTASREHIIKRGHRIDEDSNLTFPVIVTNDLEKIKKTRDAVEFFKKLGLYDDILRSKENKKIRPGRGKMRNRTYKQPKSLLIVGTSYDNLKAFSSLPGVDIATPSSLSIRKLAPGGTGGRLTIFTESAISSLKEVQ; this is translated from the coding sequence ATGAAGGCAAATATATACGATTTAAATGGAGAAATTAAGGGTGAGATGGAACTTCCAAAAATCTTCGAGATAAGGCCTAGAGAGGACATTTTAAGGGAGGCCTTTAGGGCAATCACTTTATCATACAGACAGCCCTATGGGGCAAGTCCTGATGCCGGTATGAGACGCGTCGGCCAGAACCTGGGACCAAACCACGGAATATCAAGGATACCAAGACTGGCTGGTGGCTCCAGGGCGGTACTTCTGGGCAGCGTTGTTGGTGGTAAGAGCGCGCATGCACCGAGAAGCGATAAGGTGTTATATAAAAAGATAAACAAGAGGGAGCGCAAGCTTGCAAGGTTCACCGCCATTGCTTTAACTGCATCAAGGGAGCATATTATAAAAAGGGGACACAGGATAGATGAAGACTCAAATCTCACATTTCCTGTTATTGTCACAAACGATCTTGAAAAGATAAAAAAGACCAGGGATGCTGTTGAATTTTTCAAGAAGCTTGGTCTTTACGATGATATACTAAGATCAAAGGAGAACAAAAAGATAAGGCCAGGGCGTGGAAAGATGAGAAACAGAACATACAAGCAGCCAAAGAGCCTGCTGATTGTTGGCACATCATACGATAATTTAAAGGCATTTTCATCACTGCCCGGTGTTGATATAGCAACGCCAAGCAGCCTGAGCATAAGAAAGCTTGCCCCTGGAGGAACAGGTGGAAGATTAACAATATTCACTGAATCGGCAATATCTTCTCTTAAGGAGGTGCAGTAA
- a CDS encoding 30S ribosomal protein S19: protein MVAKRQVSVKSIKRKARKAQKAITGRAKEFSYRGHSLEELQNMELNELLPLLPARARRSYSRQMNHEQEKLYEKLLGDKENIKTHVRDLIVLPQFVGKTIELYNGNSYIKFEIKPEMIGHYLGEFALTRKEVKHSGPGVGATRSSKFLPLK, encoded by the coding sequence ATGGTCGCTAAAAGACAGGTGTCAGTAAAATCAATAAAAAGAAAGGCCCGAAAGGCCCAGAAGGCCATAACGGGTCGTGCGAAGGAGTTCTCTTACAGGGGCCACTCCCTTGAGGAGCTCCAGAACATGGAATTGAATGAGCTTTTGCCTTTGCTTCCAGCAAGGGCAAGGCGCTCTTACTCAAGGCAGATGAACCATGAACAGGAAAAATTATACGAAAAGCTGCTGGGTGATAAGGAAAACATAAAGACACATGTGCGTGATCTCATTGTTCTGCCGCAGTTCGTTGGAAAGACGATAGAATTATATAATGGTAACTCTTATATAAAATTTGAAATAAAGCCAGAGATGATAGGCCATTATCTTGGTGAGTTTGCCTTGACCAGAAAGGAGGTTAAACACTCGGGTCCAGGAGTTGGAGCTACCAGGTCATCAAAGTTCTTACCGCTGAAGTGA